One genomic window of Haloferax mediterranei ATCC 33500 includes the following:
- a CDS encoding Lrp/AsnC family transcriptional regulator, with the protein MDELDRRILDILRRDARTPNTEIAAEVGTSEGTVRNRVERLVEEGVIERFTIATRTGNLKAMVEVTVAVDVDTNDVSDLMAEWEDVDFVWQVSGEEDIVLVIDAADTRAVNDLITRAREHEDVKSTKTRLILDERIG; encoded by the coding sequence ATGGACGAGTTGGACCGACGTATCCTCGATATCCTTCGACGGGACGCTCGGACCCCGAACACGGAGATAGCGGCGGAGGTCGGGACCTCCGAAGGCACCGTCAGAAACCGCGTCGAACGGTTAGTCGAGGAGGGCGTCATCGAGCGCTTTACGATTGCGACCCGGACGGGGAACCTGAAGGCGATGGTCGAGGTGACTGTCGCGGTCGACGTGGACACGAACGACGTGTCAGATTTGATGGCCGAGTGGGAAGATGTCGACTTCGTCTGGCAGGTTTCCGGCGAGGAAGATATCGTCCTCGTCATCGACGCGGCGGACACGCGAGCGGTCAACGACCTCATCACTCGCGCACGCGAGCACGAAGACGTAAAGAGTACGAAGACGCGCCTGATTCTCGACGAGCGCATCGGCTAA
- a CDS encoding NUDIX hydrolase: MSDAQAGEATELHENAAQDVIAVDSDDNPEGLVNRLEAHTGDGIRHRAFTCLVFNEEGQLLLAQRAPNKRLWDTHWDGTVASHPVQGQTQKEATEERLEEELGITPDQYSDLRVTDKFEYKRYYGNSGLEWEVCAVLKVTLEDTSLDPDEDEIAGMLWVDYEHLHDHPKWYRQLRLCPWFEIAMRRDFE, encoded by the coding sequence ATGAGCGACGCACAGGCCGGTGAGGCCACGGAACTCCACGAGAACGCAGCACAGGACGTTATCGCCGTCGACTCTGACGACAACCCCGAAGGGCTCGTCAATCGACTCGAAGCCCACACGGGCGATGGCATCCGACACCGCGCCTTTACGTGTCTCGTGTTCAACGAGGAGGGCCAACTGCTTCTCGCTCAACGCGCGCCGAACAAGCGCCTGTGGGACACCCACTGGGACGGCACCGTTGCCTCCCATCCCGTACAGGGACAGACCCAGAAAGAGGCGACCGAAGAGCGACTCGAAGAGGAACTCGGTATCACGCCCGACCAGTACTCCGACCTCCGCGTGACAGATAAGTTCGAGTACAAGCGCTACTACGGCAACTCCGGTCTCGAATGGGAGGTCTGTGCCGTCCTGAAGGTCACGCTCGAAGACACCAGCCTCGACCCCGACGAAGACGAGATTGCGGGGATGCTCTGGGTGGACTACGAGCACCTTCACGACCACCCCAAATGGTACCGCCAACTGCGTCTCTGTCCGTGGTTCGAAATCGCGATGCGCCGTGACTTCGAATAA